In the genome of Kineosporia corallincola, one region contains:
- a CDS encoding iron-containing redox enzyme family protein — protein sequence MTAANDANAAHAAMHAYADRTIFRDSDTWEMSRRPFHRSLRPQALHEVDLARPLTPDTFMNYESLAAQRVLTCVYEQDLVFLPEQPYDGWLKDFEEFYSPETRELAGQFRGQLEQYCFGYLEQEIEVSPGWTREDFTTYLDDKCRPSDAVPAWEKAIRESPDPKRAARMWLVQFAPDFLSESSPMMKNVLGNYGPVQSEWFKILIDEYGYGVHPKKHSTLFENTLRSVGLNTETHYYWQYYLASALAANNYFHYLGSEHRHFFRYVGALIYTETTLVEFCRRAAAVLNDVFEGECDVEYFTEHLHIDDHHGRMALNDVAVPLIEKFGPEIIPDLVRGIQGYDYVMNNFDSQFSIQISWMDEQEQLFGLHKDIIEKVQAAENVPLANLDEHFNELSNSHCHNQDELCHIISGQMYFFSGLDSKLILNPGDGVVIRNRRQHGADILSDGCKYQIYTIGDVNQWV from the coding sequence GTGACCGCCGCCAACGATGCCAACGCCGCGCACGCCGCCATGCACGCCTACGCCGACCGCACCATCTTCCGCGACTCCGACACCTGGGAGATGTCCCGGCGGCCGTTCCACCGTTCGCTGCGCCCGCAGGCTCTGCACGAGGTCGACCTGGCCCGGCCGCTCACGCCCGACACCTTCATGAACTACGAGTCCCTCGCCGCACAGCGGGTTCTCACCTGCGTGTACGAGCAGGACCTGGTGTTCCTGCCGGAACAGCCCTACGACGGCTGGCTCAAGGACTTCGAGGAGTTCTACTCCCCCGAGACCCGTGAGCTGGCCGGGCAGTTCCGGGGACAGCTCGAGCAGTACTGCTTCGGCTACCTGGAGCAGGAGATCGAGGTGTCGCCGGGCTGGACCCGCGAGGACTTCACCACCTACCTCGACGACAAGTGCCGGCCCTCCGACGCGGTACCGGCCTGGGAGAAGGCCATCCGGGAGAGCCCCGACCCGAAGCGCGCGGCCCGGATGTGGCTGGTGCAGTTCGCGCCGGACTTCCTGTCCGAGTCCTCGCCGATGATGAAGAACGTGCTCGGCAACTACGGGCCGGTCCAGTCGGAGTGGTTCAAGATCCTGATCGACGAGTACGGCTACGGGGTGCACCCCAAGAAGCACTCCACCCTGTTCGAGAACACCCTGCGCAGCGTCGGTCTCAACACCGAGACGCACTACTACTGGCAGTACTACCTGGCCTCGGCGCTGGCCGCGAACAACTACTTCCACTACCTGGGCTCCGAGCACCGGCACTTCTTCCGCTACGTCGGGGCGCTGATCTACACCGAGACCACCCTGGTGGAGTTCTGCCGGCGCGCGGCGGCGGTGCTGAACGACGTGTTCGAGGGCGAGTGCGACGTGGAGTACTTCACCGAGCACCTGCACATCGACGACCACCACGGCCGGATGGCGCTGAACGACGTGGCCGTGCCGCTGATCGAGAAGTTCGGGCCGGAGATCATCCCGGACCTGGTGCGCGGCATCCAGGGCTACGACTACGTGATGAACAACTTCGACTCCCAGTTCTCGATCCAGATCTCCTGGATGGACGAGCAGGAGCAACTGTTCGGCCTGCACAAGGACATCATCGAGAAGGTCCAGGCCGCGGAGAACGTGCCACTGGCCAACCTGGACGAGCACTTCAACGAGCTGTCGAACTCGCACTGCCACAACCAGGACGAGCTGTGCCACATCATCTCCGGGCAGATGTACTTCTTCTCCGGGCTGGACTCGAAGCTGATCCTCAACCCCGGTGACGGCGTGGTCATCCGCAATCGCCGCCAGCACGGGGCGGACATCCTGTCCGACGGCTGCAAGTACCAGATCTACACGATCGGCGACGTGAACCAGTGGGTGTGA
- a CDS encoding 50S ribosomal protein L11 methyltransferase — MGEIPKWHYAMLNDTQRNDALSQAISARVTDEARVLDIGAGTGLLSILSARAGARSVDAFEAHTEMAEVAARTIKASGAGDKVALHSTMSSNVSFLPGDRRNFLVTEIFDCGIIGEGILPTLRHARRSMLTPGYASIPQAATLSGRLVASPDIRRLNEVTSACDVDVSTLNELQTRGHFPVRLQTWDHTLVSAEAGLYHLDLTQEPPDPGQAWDVVFEADTTALADGIAAWFTMDLGAGEGIDTAPGTPSHWMQAFIPFPRPVQVIAGHPLTVSLSIEDEVSIVARPVLPDDTGLAGPPIEFEYESILMNGANL; from the coding sequence ATGGGAGAGATCCCGAAGTGGCACTACGCAATGCTGAACGACACCCAGCGGAATGACGCTCTGAGCCAGGCCATTTCGGCTCGGGTCACCGATGAGGCCCGAGTGCTGGACATCGGGGCCGGCACCGGTCTGCTGTCCATCCTCTCGGCCCGGGCCGGCGCCCGCAGTGTGGACGCCTTCGAGGCCCACACCGAGATGGCGGAGGTGGCCGCCCGCACCATCAAGGCCAGCGGCGCGGGCGACAAGGTCGCTCTCCACAGCACCATGTCGAGCAACGTGTCGTTCCTGCCCGGTGACCGCAGGAACTTCCTGGTCACCGAGATCTTCGACTGCGGCATCATCGGCGAGGGCATCCTGCCCACGCTCCGGCACGCGCGAAGATCCATGCTCACCCCCGGTTACGCCTCCATCCCCCAGGCGGCCACGCTCAGCGGCCGGCTGGTCGCGTCCCCCGACATCCGCCGGCTCAACGAGGTCACCTCGGCCTGCGACGTGGACGTCTCCACCCTGAACGAGCTCCAGACCCGCGGCCACTTCCCGGTCCGGCTCCAGACCTGGGACCACACCCTGGTCAGCGCCGAGGCGGGGCTCTACCACCTGGATCTGACCCAGGAGCCGCCGGACCCCGGGCAGGCCTGGGACGTCGTGTTCGAGGCCGACACCACCGCCCTCGCCGACGGCATCGCCGCCTGGTTCACCATGGACCTGGGGGCCGGCGAGGGCATCGACACCGCGCCCGGCACCCCCTCGCACTGGATGCAGGCGTTCATCCCGTTCCCCCGGCCGGTCCAGGTGATCGCGGGCCACCCGCTCACGGTGAGCCTGTCGATCGAGGACGAGGTCTCGATCGTCGCCCGGCCGGTGCTGCCGGACGACACCGGCCTGGCCGGCCCGCCGATCGAGTTCGAGTACGAATCCATCCTGATGAACGGGGCGAACCTGTGA
- a CDS encoding MFS transporter — MEPSVRAAHRNFQYLWAGETLNLYVEQVVAFAAPLLIVTTLNGSVAQGQILTFLFFLPYLVFGLNAGVWLESTSKQRVVVLSALAQAVVLLAIWGVATFWHLDPWSLGGLVLVSGVIAVFFQIAYQSYLPTIYSDQASLLTGNARLALSDAVTRVAGPATAGWLLVAIGTRSTFGLLLGLMVVATLLFSRMRPDPRATVGTGPKERTGTLIRQGITFVREHPWLNPIISCGAYYIVFVTAIKTTVVLYLVTSDKASESVAGVVTACIAVGYGVGSELARRLVPRFGTRLTLQVSALVSVTGVAASTWASVTLESGAVAWLTGAAFLIHGIGDGIFAPTALSVRQVSTPPDLMSRVTSVHRFFIWGGMSLGAVAAAVLTAATGPRVALIVFGISVFGTLPVLYRKRLNLSKPEGTHGRDPEVALRNAERHPAE; from the coding sequence ATGGAACCGAGCGTCCGAGCAGCTCATCGCAATTTTCAGTATCTCTGGGCCGGTGAGACGCTCAATCTCTACGTCGAGCAGGTCGTCGCGTTCGCGGCTCCCCTGCTGATCGTCACGACGCTGAACGGTTCCGTCGCCCAGGGCCAGATCCTGACCTTCCTGTTCTTCCTGCCCTACCTGGTGTTCGGCCTCAACGCCGGCGTCTGGCTGGAGTCCACGTCCAAGCAGCGGGTGGTCGTGCTCAGCGCGCTCGCCCAGGCGGTCGTGCTGCTGGCGATCTGGGGCGTCGCCACGTTCTGGCACCTCGACCCGTGGTCGCTCGGCGGGCTGGTGCTGGTGTCCGGCGTGATCGCGGTGTTCTTCCAGATCGCTTACCAGAGTTACCTTCCCACCATCTACTCGGACCAGGCGAGCCTGCTCACCGGCAACGCCCGCCTGGCCCTGTCCGACGCCGTCACCCGGGTGGCCGGGCCGGCCACCGCCGGCTGGCTGCTCGTGGCCATCGGCACCCGCTCCACCTTCGGTCTGCTGCTGGGCCTGATGGTCGTGGCCACGCTGCTGTTCTCCCGCATGCGCCCCGACCCCCGGGCCACCGTCGGCACCGGGCCGAAAGAGCGCACCGGCACCCTGATCCGGCAGGGCATCACGTTCGTGCGCGAGCACCCGTGGCTGAACCCGATCATCAGCTGCGGCGCCTATTACATCGTCTTCGTGACCGCCATCAAGACAACGGTGGTGCTCTACCTCGTCACCAGCGACAAGGCGAGCGAGTCGGTCGCAGGTGTGGTCACGGCCTGCATCGCCGTCGGTTACGGCGTCGGCAGTGAGCTCGCCCGGCGCCTGGTGCCACGTTTCGGCACACGTCTCACCCTCCAGGTCAGCGCCCTGGTCTCGGTGACCGGCGTGGCCGCCAGCACCTGGGCGTCCGTCACCCTGGAGTCAGGCGCCGTGGCCTGGCTGACCGGTGCGGCGTTCCTGATCCACGGGATCGGCGACGGCATCTTCGCGCCCACGGCACTCTCGGTACGCCAGGTCAGCACTCCTCCCGACCTGATGTCCCGGGTCACGTCGGTGCACCGTTTCTTCATCTGGGGCGGCATGTCCCTGGGCGCCGTGGCCGCGGCCGTTCTGACCGCCGCCACCGGCCCGCGGGTCGCACTGATCGTTTTCGGTATCTCGGTCTTCGGGACGCTGCCGGTGCTCTACCGCAAGCGTCTCAACCTGTCGAAGCCGGAGGGAACCCATGGGAGAGATCCCGAAGTGGCACTACGCAATGCTGAACGACACCCAGCGGAATGA
- a CDS encoding ATP-binding protein, whose amino-acid sequence MFVGRRTELSLLSKRLDHIARTGRGLAVALRGRRQVGKSRLVQECCDRSGLPYLYFTAVKGESVTESTGRLLTALAESDLPTDTALSPSTPPPGGWGGMLRILADALPDRPSIVVLDELPWLAEQDDTFDGHLQVAWDRLLSSKPVLLLLLGSDLHMMQRLTAYDRPFYGRADNLTLGPLNLAETAEATGLSGSDAVDAHLITGGLPGIMLRWPAAMPAETYLAEECADPASPLFTVPEQSLASEFPNPDVARRVVEAVGGDARAFANIASTAGGREGAVSSGTLSPLLRQLTDDKQVLAVDQPLSISSGKPALYRVADNSLRLYLAVLRDVQNLTRRGRPEAGFAVFRNRWSSWRGRAVEPLVRASLEQATVTGSVPWPQTQTVGGWWNRQFNPEIDLVGADRGPIATEIYFCGSLKWLGTPFDAHDLRKLQEGAAEVPGFSPSRSGLMVVSRSGAHLPDGAVDVVWTPEDVVDAWRF is encoded by the coding sequence ATGTTTGTCGGGCGCCGTACTGAACTGTCCCTCCTGTCGAAGCGCCTGGACCACATTGCGCGGACAGGCCGGGGGCTGGCCGTTGCCCTGCGAGGGCGCCGCCAGGTCGGCAAGTCGCGGCTGGTCCAGGAATGCTGCGATCGTTCCGGACTGCCCTACCTGTACTTCACAGCGGTCAAGGGGGAGTCGGTCACAGAATCGACGGGCCGACTGCTCACTGCCCTCGCTGAGTCTGATCTGCCGACCGACACGGCGCTGAGCCCGAGTACGCCACCTCCCGGTGGGTGGGGCGGCATGCTCCGGATACTGGCCGATGCGCTACCGGACCGGCCGAGCATCGTGGTTCTCGATGAACTGCCCTGGCTGGCGGAGCAGGACGACACCTTCGACGGTCATCTACAGGTCGCCTGGGATCGGCTGCTGTCGAGCAAGCCGGTCCTGCTCCTGCTGCTCGGCAGCGACCTGCACATGATGCAACGACTGACCGCGTACGACCGGCCGTTCTACGGGCGCGCTGACAATCTCACCCTGGGGCCTCTAAATCTTGCCGAAACAGCAGAAGCCACAGGCCTTTCCGGATCGGACGCCGTAGATGCCCATCTGATTACCGGTGGGCTGCCGGGAATCATGCTGCGCTGGCCGGCGGCAATGCCTGCGGAGACATACCTTGCCGAAGAGTGTGCCGACCCTGCTTCACCACTTTTCACGGTTCCTGAGCAGTCGCTGGCTTCCGAGTTCCCGAATCCGGACGTCGCCCGCCGGGTTGTGGAGGCAGTGGGCGGGGATGCTCGCGCCTTCGCGAACATCGCCAGCACGGCAGGTGGACGTGAAGGAGCGGTGAGTTCCGGAACGCTCTCCCCACTGCTGCGACAGCTCACCGACGACAAGCAGGTCCTGGCCGTCGACCAACCGCTCTCGATCAGCAGCGGTAAGCCTGCTCTGTACCGGGTGGCCGACAACAGCCTGCGCCTCTACCTGGCTGTCCTCCGGGACGTGCAGAATCTGACCCGCCGGGGGCGTCCCGAAGCGGGGTTCGCCGTCTTCCGAAACCGCTGGAGCAGCTGGCGGGGACGGGCCGTGGAACCGCTCGTGCGGGCATCCCTGGAACAGGCAACCGTCACCGGCTCGGTTCCATGGCCGCAGACCCAGACCGTCGGTGGCTGGTGGAACCGTCAGTTCAATCCGGAGATCGATCTGGTCGGTGCCGACCGGGGCCCCATCGCCACAGAGATTTACTTCTGCGGCTCGCTGAAATGGCTAGGGACTCCGTTCGACGCGCATGACCTGCGCAAACTCCAGGAGGGAGCTGCGGAGGTGCCAGGGTTCTCTCCTTCCCGGAGCGGGTTGATGGTGGTCTCACGGTCCGGTGCTCATCTGCCGGACGGTGCGGTGGACGTGGTCTGGACCCCTGAAGACGTCGTCGACGCCTGGAGGTTCTGA
- a CDS encoding 5'-methylthioadenosine/S-adenosylhomocysteine nucleosidase family protein: MNRPILFLTAVDVERRAVLEHLTDLRDVTVRGTRFIQGTTRRGRHTALLAQTGQGNAGASLTAQQAIARFTPAIVIFSGIAGALQPHLELGDVVVAEQITAFGGGLSEDDGFWARPRSWQVPHAEQQFARDLAEDAVWKETRPAYAGRVMVGHIASGEVVLNSRTSDIAQRLLQHHNDALAVEMEGAGVARAAHSNSVPFMVVRAISDRADGTKYTTDRGDAQRQAAATAAAFAVLLGDELARRRPDESRSGRPSHDQGDDMTQQPAQQNVQQTAQGNARVGNMVGFHHGKLIYGRDSDQAAAALNTELARLRRLLEGALAEGRISDAEHREASQHLADAESVVPPQDPQQQGAALWVLGKLLGIVGGVADLSDHVNRIITSVKGMTA, encoded by the coding sequence ATGAACCGCCCGATCCTCTTCCTGACCGCGGTCGACGTGGAACGCCGGGCCGTTCTGGAACACCTGACCGATCTGCGCGACGTCACGGTGCGAGGCACCCGCTTCATCCAGGGCACGACCCGCCGGGGCCGGCACACGGCTCTGCTGGCCCAGACCGGCCAGGGCAACGCCGGAGCGAGTCTGACCGCGCAACAGGCGATCGCGCGATTCACTCCGGCGATCGTCATCTTCAGCGGGATCGCCGGAGCGCTGCAACCTCATCTGGAGCTGGGCGACGTGGTGGTGGCCGAGCAGATCACGGCCTTCGGCGGCGGGCTGAGCGAGGACGACGGCTTCTGGGCACGGCCCCGTTCCTGGCAGGTGCCGCACGCCGAGCAGCAGTTCGCGCGGGACCTGGCCGAGGACGCCGTCTGGAAGGAGACCCGGCCGGCTTACGCCGGGCGGGTCATGGTCGGTCACATCGCCTCGGGCGAGGTAGTGCTGAATTCTCGCACCTCGGACATCGCCCAGCGGCTGCTCCAGCACCACAACGACGCCCTGGCCGTCGAGATGGAGGGGGCAGGAGTGGCTCGGGCAGCACACTCCAACAGCGTGCCCTTCATGGTCGTCCGGGCGATCAGCGACCGGGCCGACGGCACCAAGTACACGACGGACCGGGGCGACGCACAGCGCCAGGCGGCCGCCACGGCGGCTGCCTTCGCGGTGCTGCTCGGCGACGAGCTCGCCCGGCGCCGTCCCGACGAATCCCGATCCGGCAGGCCTTCTCACGACCAGGGAGACGACATGACGCAGCAGCCCGCCCAGCAGAACGTCCAGCAGACGGCCCAGGGCAACGCCCGGGTCGGGAACATGGTCGGATTCCACCACGGCAAACTGATCTACGGAAGGGACAGCGACCAGGCCGCGGCAGCCCTCAACACGGAACTGGCCCGGCTGAGGCGTCTCCTCGAAGGTGCGCTGGCCGAGGGCCGGATCAGCGACGCCGAGCACCGGGAGGCCTCACAGCATCTCGCCGACGCCGAGTCCGTGGTTCCGCCGCAGGACCCTCAGCAGCAGGGTGCCGCCCTGTGGGTGCTCGGCAAGCTGCTGGGAATCGTCGGCGGGGTGGCCGATCTCAGCGATCACGTGAACCGGATCATCACCTCGGTCAAGGGGATGACGGCATGA
- a CDS encoding NUDIX hydrolase, with protein sequence MPESEWVPPSVLIAVDLMVLTLRGPHLYLLLIERGIEPMRGQHALPGGFLNHDREELLTAARRELREETSIDLDSVHLELLGVYSKPDRDPRGRVVSMAYLAIVPRLGDPQAGTDAAGARWHRVSAVLDGSLQLAFDHLDIVTDGVERARQMLETTTLATTFCSPQFSLSDLQEVYEAVWGGPVDTRNFYRKLRRSEGFVVPAGPVRQGAAGRPARLYRAGPGTSLYPPMVRDSLIHSRSEE encoded by the coding sequence ATGCCCGAGTCTGAATGGGTTCCCCCCTCAGTCCTGATCGCCGTCGACCTGATGGTCCTGACCCTGCGCGGCCCCCACCTGTACCTGCTGCTGATCGAGCGGGGCATCGAACCGATGCGGGGGCAGCACGCCCTGCCCGGCGGATTCCTCAACCACGACCGCGAGGAACTCCTCACCGCAGCACGACGTGAACTGCGGGAGGAGACGTCCATCGACCTGGACTCCGTGCACCTGGAACTGCTCGGCGTCTACTCGAAGCCGGATCGGGATCCTCGCGGGAGAGTGGTGTCCATGGCTTACCTGGCCATCGTTCCCCGGCTCGGAGACCCGCAAGCCGGCACCGACGCGGCCGGCGCTCGCTGGCACCGGGTCTCGGCCGTTCTCGACGGTTCGCTCCAGCTGGCCTTCGACCACCTCGACATCGTGACCGACGGCGTGGAGCGGGCTCGCCAGATGCTCGAGACCACCACATTGGCAACAACTTTCTGTTCTCCACAGTTCAGTCTGAGCGATCTGCAAGAGGTTTACGAGGCGGTGTGGGGCGGACCGGTGGACACCCGCAACTTCTACCGGAAGCTCAGACGCTCAGAAGGTTTCGTGGTCCCGGCCGGTCCGGTGCGCCAGGGGGCCGCGGGACGCCCGGCGCGCCTCTACCGGGCCGGTCCGGGCACGTCGCTGTATCCCCCCATGGTCCGTGACTCCCTCATCCACTCCAGGAGCGAAGAATGA
- a CDS encoding type II toxin-antitoxin system VapC family toxin encodes MTYVDTSGLVKLLIAEAETAALGEYLSEAPDRPTSSELSIAEVTRTVARAGVGAAAAGLLLRQLDLLTIDEASLWRAGRLPSPAGTFLRTADAIHLVAAMELGESEFLTYDRRQAQAAADRGFAVIAPGQPKDWYLAP; translated from the coding sequence GTGACTTACGTGGACACCTCTGGGCTGGTCAAGCTTCTCATCGCGGAGGCCGAGACGGCGGCGTTAGGCGAATACCTGTCCGAGGCACCGGACCGCCCCACCTCGAGCGAGCTGAGCATCGCCGAGGTGACGAGGACCGTGGCGCGTGCCGGGGTTGGTGCAGCAGCGGCTGGGCTTCTCCTGCGCCAGTTGGATCTGCTGACCATTGACGAAGCGAGTCTCTGGCGGGCGGGGCGGTTACCCTCTCCCGCCGGGACGTTTCTCCGCACCGCGGACGCCATCCATCTGGTCGCAGCGATGGAGCTGGGTGAGAGCGAGTTCCTGACATACGACCGCCGGCAGGCTCAGGCCGCCGCCGACCGCGGGTTCGCCGTGATTGCTCCGGGCCAGCCGAAGGACTGGTACCTGGCTCCCTGA
- a CDS encoding type II toxin-antitoxin system Phd/YefM family antitoxin, which translates to MDSISQREMRNNSGEILRRVAEGESVLVTNNGVPAAVLMPAGSDSDSRLTAAGRLRHGTGFDLDALPKPVSTKVSTAQLLAEERGQ; encoded by the coding sequence ATGGACTCAATCAGCCAGCGCGAGATGCGCAACAACTCTGGCGAAATACTGCGCCGGGTGGCCGAGGGCGAATCGGTCCTGGTCACCAATAACGGTGTCCCTGCGGCAGTTCTGATGCCGGCAGGATCGGACAGCGACAGTCGGCTGACCGCTGCTGGACGTCTGCGGCACGGCACGGGGTTCGATCTTGATGCTCTGCCGAAGCCAGTGTCAACAAAGGTCTCTACGGCTCAGTTGCTCGCGGAAGAACGCGGCCAGTGA
- a CDS encoding TetR family transcriptional regulator: MPGDSTRTRGRILEAATAEFARHGIAGARIDRIAAASGSNKALIYKYFGNKDQLFDAVFDGIVVQTMNDVPIDGHDLPGYAARLWEWYRSRPDMLRLGHWDDLERAGIGMTAPIARQAGADKTAAIEQAQADGTVGDWLPAETLLQMILQICRTGLTTETPEAHRAAVANAVRRLTSPHAPSTD, translated from the coding sequence ATGCCCGGAGACTCGACCCGCACCCGGGGCCGCATTCTCGAAGCGGCCACCGCCGAGTTCGCCCGGCACGGCATCGCGGGCGCCCGCATCGACCGCATCGCCGCCGCCTCCGGCAGCAACAAGGCCCTGATCTACAAGTACTTCGGCAACAAGGACCAGCTGTTCGACGCGGTTTTCGACGGCATCGTGGTGCAGACCATGAACGACGTCCCGATCGACGGGCACGACCTGCCGGGCTACGCGGCGCGCCTGTGGGAGTGGTACCGCTCGCGTCCGGACATGCTCCGCCTCGGCCACTGGGACGACCTCGAGCGCGCGGGCATCGGCATGACCGCCCCCATCGCCCGCCAGGCCGGCGCCGACAAGACCGCCGCCATCGAACAGGCCCAGGCCGACGGCACGGTGGGCGACTGGCTGCCGGCGGAGACACTGCTCCAGATGATTCTCCAGATCTGCCGCACCGGTCTCACCACAGAAACCCCCGAGGCCCACCGCGCGGCGGTCGCCAACGCGGTGCGGCGCCTCACCAGCCCGCACGCTCCGTCCACGGACTGA